The Providencia rettgeri genome includes a window with the following:
- the birA gene encoding Bifunctional protein BirA: protein MKETNIPLQLIDILADAQVHSGEQLGEQLGMTRSAINKHIKTLRSWGLNIETIAGKGYKLPYQINLLSEEAIKKQIDSVNIIVEPVIDSTNQYMLERIAELKSGDTCLAEYQSAGRGRRGRQWISPFGCNLYLSMYWKLEQGPAAAVGLSLVVGIVIAEVLNRISQEKVKVKWPNDLYMNDKKLAGILVELTGKTGDAAHIIIGVGINIGMNNNNIESSKSITQEWSSLRDEVENIERNELSANIIKSLRESLVIFEHEGLKPFLERWFKLDNFLNRPVKLLIGNDIITGIERGVNDQGALLLQKDNGEIIPYIGGEISLRPNE from the coding sequence ATGAAAGAAACTAATATTCCTTTACAGTTAATTGATATTTTAGCCGATGCTCAGGTTCATTCAGGGGAACAACTCGGTGAACAATTAGGAATGACAAGATCTGCAATTAATAAACATATCAAAACATTGCGCTCTTGGGGATTAAACATAGAAACAATAGCTGGAAAAGGCTATAAGCTTCCATATCAAATCAACTTATTAAGCGAAGAAGCCATTAAAAAGCAAATTGATAGTGTGAATATTATTGTTGAGCCAGTTATCGATTCAACAAACCAATATATGTTAGAGCGTATTGCTGAGCTTAAATCAGGAGACACTTGCTTAGCCGAATATCAAAGTGCTGGGCGTGGTAGAAGAGGGCGCCAGTGGATATCTCCATTTGGTTGTAATCTTTATCTTTCAATGTATTGGAAATTAGAGCAAGGACCTGCAGCGGCAGTGGGGCTAAGTCTTGTTGTGGGTATCGTAATTGCTGAAGTTTTAAATAGAATCAGCCAAGAAAAAGTGAAAGTAAAGTGGCCCAATGATCTGTATATGAATGATAAAAAACTTGCAGGAATTCTTGTTGAATTAACTGGTAAAACAGGAGATGCAGCCCATATTATTATTGGTGTTGGTATTAACATTGGTATGAATAATAACAACATTGAAAGTTCAAAATCAATAACACAAGAATGGTCATCACTAAGAGATGAAGTTGAAAATATAGAGCGTAATGAATTATCTGCTAATATTATTAAGTCATTAAGAGAATCCTTAGTTATATTTGAACACGAAGGACTAAAACCATTTTTAGAGCGATGGTTTAAATTAGATAATTTTCTGAATAGGCCTGTTAAGCTACTGATAGGTAATGATATAATTACAGGAATTGAGCGTGGTGTTAATGATCAAGGTGCATTATTACTACAAAAGGATAATGGGGAAATAATTCCCTATATTGGTGGGGAAATATCCTTAAGACCAAACGAATAA